From Pirellulales bacterium, a single genomic window includes:
- a CDS encoding polymorphic toxin-type HINT domain-containing protein, giving the protein MKNRRDVKHRFLGLAAIVVASTAWLPSVQGKEPAAKGVAEKSPRESEAAALVEKALTAEAAGDTDARANYLQQALAADPEYAPAHWQLGEIKVENQWLSADSTAATSAWSSKINEYRQLRARTGRTVDGQLVLARWCENAGLDDQAKMHLQMALYSRPTHAQQKEITEKLGLVRFQKQLMPAAKADMIKKHDKELEAVTKKWRPIVTRWRNDLDSRDTGRQAEAARQLKEIKDIAVIPVLETVFGKAGPTAGKAVTSTIDAMPQPKASESLVRFAVLAENEQVRKAAAQALKTRDMFSFVPMLLSGLSNPIEISFQTFAGEGGIFGDRLTLYREGQNANMAYTSGLTAMPNFMFQPGAVVIPQTAVAEARVANQTATDVATAQAAMAENARTEFTNERICATLRIATDADILNDDAKDWWAWWNEYNDTHYSGDRETYAINRSAYTYYSAEIYRPVQPAVTQLTGSTAQTYQPKQQTPPTQPTLPAASANRQYLGLDTRFHFDSGKIACFVPGTIVWTATGKMPIEEVHVGDLVLAQDVESGELGYKPVAKVTKGPVLPLVEMHAGEETIRCTLGHLFWVSGTGWRMAKELKVGDRLHTTKGTLAIDSVVKTGEASCHNLVVPDFNTYFVTDQQILVHDIDVRGPTTVTVPGLASP; this is encoded by the coding sequence ATGAAAAATCGACGAGACGTAAAGCATCGATTCCTCGGCCTCGCGGCCATCGTTGTTGCTTCCACCGCCTGGCTGCCCTCGGTGCAGGGAAAAGAGCCAGCTGCAAAGGGCGTTGCGGAAAAAAGCCCCCGAGAATCCGAGGCCGCCGCACTCGTCGAGAAGGCGCTAACGGCCGAAGCCGCCGGCGATACCGACGCGCGTGCAAACTACCTGCAACAGGCTCTGGCGGCTGACCCGGAATACGCGCCGGCCCATTGGCAATTGGGCGAAATCAAGGTTGAAAACCAATGGCTGTCGGCGGACAGCACGGCCGCGACCAGCGCCTGGTCGTCGAAAATCAACGAATATCGCCAGCTTCGCGCACGCACGGGCCGCACGGTCGACGGACAGTTGGTCCTGGCTCGCTGGTGCGAAAACGCCGGGCTCGACGACCAGGCAAAGATGCACTTGCAGATGGCGCTCTACTCGCGTCCGACGCACGCCCAGCAAAAAGAAATCACCGAGAAGCTGGGCCTCGTGCGCTTTCAAAAGCAGCTAATGCCGGCGGCCAAGGCCGACATGATTAAGAAGCACGATAAAGAGCTGGAAGCCGTGACGAAGAAGTGGAGGCCCATCGTCACGCGCTGGCGCAACGATTTGGACAGTCGTGATACCGGGCGGCAGGCCGAGGCGGCCCGACAATTGAAAGAGATCAAAGACATCGCCGTCATCCCGGTGCTGGAAACCGTGTTCGGCAAGGCCGGCCCAACCGCCGGCAAAGCCGTGACCTCGACCATTGATGCGATGCCACAACCGAAGGCGTCCGAATCGCTCGTGCGGTTCGCTGTCCTGGCCGAGAATGAGCAAGTGCGCAAAGCGGCGGCCCAGGCGCTGAAGACTCGCGACATGTTCAGTTTTGTCCCGATGCTGCTCTCGGGCTTGAGCAATCCGATCGAGATCAGCTTCCAGACCTTCGCGGGCGAAGGGGGCATTTTCGGCGATCGTTTGACACTTTATCGCGAGGGCCAGAACGCCAACATGGCGTACACCTCGGGCCTGACCGCGATGCCAAATTTCATGTTTCAGCCGGGCGCGGTCGTGATCCCTCAGACCGCAGTGGCCGAAGCGCGCGTTGCCAACCAGACAGCGACTGACGTCGCGACCGCGCAGGCGGCGATGGCCGAGAACGCCCGCACCGAGTTCACGAATGAACGGATTTGTGCCACGCTGCGGATCGCCACCGACGCGGACATTCTGAACGATGACGCCAAAGACTGGTGGGCTTGGTGGAACGAATACAACGACACGCATTACTCCGGCGACCGGGAAACCTACGCGATCAATCGCTCGGCCTACACCTATTACTCGGCCGAAATCTACCGTCCCGTTCAACCTGCGGTAACACAACTAACGGGATCAACTGCACAAACATATCAGCCAAAGCAACAAACTCCGCCTACACAGCCAACCTTGCCGGCGGCGTCGGCAAATCGGCAATACTTGGGTCTCGACACCAGATTCCATTTTGACAGTGGGAAAATCGCCTGCTTCGTTCCCGGTACCATCGTGTGGACCGCGACGGGCAAGATGCCGATCGAGGAGGTACACGTGGGCGACCTGGTTCTGGCGCAAGACGTGGAGTCGGGCGAGCTTGGTTATAAGCCCGTCGCCAAAGTCACGAAGGGCCCCGTGCTTCCGCTCGTTGAAATGCACGCCGGTGAAGAGACGATCCGCTGCACACTCGGCCACTTGTTCTGGGTCTCAGGCACGGGCTGGCGGATGGCCAAGGAATTGAAAGTCGGCGACCGCCTGCACACCACCAAGGGGACGCTCGCGATCGACAGCGTCGTAAAGACGGGCGAAGCGTCGTGCCACAACCTGGTCGTGCCCGACTTCAACACCTACTTCGTCACCGACCAGCAGATCCTGGTCCACGACATCGACGTCCGCGGACCGACGACAGTCACGGTGCCAGGACTGGCCAGTCCTTGA